From Dasypus novemcinctus isolate mDasNov1 chromosome 8, mDasNov1.1.hap2, whole genome shotgun sequence, the proteins below share one genomic window:
- the ZFP37 gene encoding zinc finger protein 37 homolog isoform X2 codes for MIKASVTFKDVTMAFTKKEWEHLDPAQRNLYKDVMLENYSHLTSMGYQDPKPDMISKLEKGEEPCLGKGKRPSKANLSETVRPKQIEANGKEIQQDDPVEKHQESQNKLFSKVTFKKKTLTKKKDHECSSLGKKNNVSIKHVPSKKRFLKFDSHGKSLKKNLPSHIRKCAKKKPDAAKEQRKPFSHNLSNKKKDKTQTDKRHEKLSSNSSSCTNWDKIHTGEKDEKSSSQGSSPTKHDKTQARLKPYECNQCGKILSHKQGLIDHQRIHTGEKPYECNECGIAFSQKSHLVVHQRVHTGEKPYECIQCGKAHSHKHALTDHLRIHTGEKPYECTECGKTFRHSSNLIQHVRSHTGEKPYECKECGKSFRYNSSLTEHVRTHTGEIPYECNECGKAFKYSSSLTKHMRIHTGEKPFKCNECEKAFSKKSHLIIHQRTHTKEKPYKCNDCGKAFGHSSSLTYHMRTHTGESPFECSQCGKAFKQIEGLTQHQRVHTGEKPYECQECGKAFSQKSHLIVHQRTHTGEKPYECNECGKAFPAKSQLVIHQRSHTREKPYECSECGKAFKQNASLTKHVKIHSEEKSDQLN; via the exons GCATCAGTAACATTCAAAGATGTGACTATGGCCTTTACCAAGAAGGAATGGGAGCATCTGGATCCTGCTCAGAGAAACCTGTACAAggatgtgatgctggagaactaCAGCCACCTAACCTCAATGG GGTATCAAGATCCCAAACCAGACATGATTTCAAAGTTGGAAAAAGGAGAAGAGCCATGTTTGGGGAAAGGGAAACGACCTAGTAAAGCTAATCTGAGTGAAACAGTAAGACCCAAGCAAATTGAAGCCAATGGAA AAGAAATCCAACAAGATGACCCAGTAGAGAAGCACCAGGAATCTCAAAACAAACTCTTTAGCAAAGTTACATTCAAGAAGAAAACTCTGACTAAGAAGAAAGACCATGAATGTAgttcattggggaaaaaaaataacgtGAGTATAAAACATGTTCCTTCAAAAAAAAGGTTTCTTAAATTTGATTCTCATGGAAAGAGTTTGAAAAAGAATTTACCTAGTCATATAAGAAAGTGTGCAAAAAAGAAACCTGATGCCGCcaaagaacaaaggaaaccatTCAGCCATAATTTGtccaataaaaagaaagacaaaactcAAACAGATAAGAGACATGAAAAATTATCCAGTAATAGCTCATCCTGTACTAATTGGGAcaaaattcatactggagagaaagatgagaaatcaTCCAGTCAAGGCTCATCTCCTACTAAGCATGACAAAACTCAAGCTAGActgaaaccctatgaatgtaatcaATGTGGAAAGATTCTCAGTCATAAACAAGGGCTCATTGACCATCAGAGAATCCATACTGGGGAAAAACCATATGAATGTAATGAGTGTGGGATAGCCTTTAGCCAAAAGTCACACCTCGTTGTACATCAGAGAgttcacacaggagagaaaccataCGAATGTATTCAGTGTGGCAAAGCCCACAGTCATAAACATGCCCTCACTGACCACCTAAGAATTCATACTGGGGAAAAGCCCTATGAATGTACTGAGTGTGGGAAAACCTTCAGACATAGCTCAAACCTCATTCAACATGTGCGATCCCATACAGGTgagaagccctatgaatgtaaggaatgtggaaaATCCTTTAGGTATAACTCATCTCTTACTGAACATGTGAGAACTCATACAGGTGAAATACcatatgaatgtaatgaatgtggaaaagcctttaAGTATAGCTCATCCCTTACTAAACATATGAGAATACATACAGGTGAGAAACCcttcaaatgtaatgaatgtgagAAAGCTTTCAGCAAGAAGTCACACCTTATTATACATCAACGGACTCATACTAAAGAGAAGCCCTATAAATGTAATgactgtgggaaagcctttggACATAGTTCATCTCTTACTTACCACATGAGAACCCACACAGGTGAAAGTCCCTTTGAATGCAGTCAATGTGGGAAGGCCTTCAAACAAATTGAAGGCCTTACTCAACACCAGAGAGTTCATACTggggagaaaccctatgaatgtcaggaatgtgggaaagcctttagccaAAAGTCACACCTCATTGTACATCAGAGAACTCATACAggggagaaaccctatgaatgtaatgaatgtggaaaagccttcccGGCAAAATCACAACTTGTTATACATCAGAGATCCCATACCAGAGAAAAACCCTAtgaatgcagtgaatgtgggaaagctttcaaacaaaATGCATCCCTTACCAAACATGTGAAAATTCATTCAGAAGAgaaatctgatcagttaaattaa
- the ZFP37 gene encoding zinc finger protein 37 homolog isoform X1, whose product MAGLEPGGSNAASVTFKDVTMAFTKKEWEHLDPAQRNLYKDVMLENYSHLTSMGYQDPKPDMISKLEKGEEPCLGKGKRPSKANLSETVRPKQIEANGKEIQQDDPVEKHQESQNKLFSKVTFKKKTLTKKKDHECSSLGKKNNVSIKHVPSKKRFLKFDSHGKSLKKNLPSHIRKCAKKKPDAAKEQRKPFSHNLSNKKKDKTQTDKRHEKLSSNSSSCTNWDKIHTGEKDEKSSSQGSSPTKHDKTQARLKPYECNQCGKILSHKQGLIDHQRIHTGEKPYECNECGIAFSQKSHLVVHQRVHTGEKPYECIQCGKAHSHKHALTDHLRIHTGEKPYECTECGKTFRHSSNLIQHVRSHTGEKPYECKECGKSFRYNSSLTEHVRTHTGEIPYECNECGKAFKYSSSLTKHMRIHTGEKPFKCNECEKAFSKKSHLIIHQRTHTKEKPYKCNDCGKAFGHSSSLTYHMRTHTGESPFECSQCGKAFKQIEGLTQHQRVHTGEKPYECQECGKAFSQKSHLIVHQRTHTGEKPYECNECGKAFPAKSQLVIHQRSHTREKPYECSECGKAFKQNASLTKHVKIHSEEKSDQLN is encoded by the exons GCATCAGTAACATTCAAAGATGTGACTATGGCCTTTACCAAGAAGGAATGGGAGCATCTGGATCCTGCTCAGAGAAACCTGTACAAggatgtgatgctggagaactaCAGCCACCTAACCTCAATGG GGTATCAAGATCCCAAACCAGACATGATTTCAAAGTTGGAAAAAGGAGAAGAGCCATGTTTGGGGAAAGGGAAACGACCTAGTAAAGCTAATCTGAGTGAAACAGTAAGACCCAAGCAAATTGAAGCCAATGGAA AAGAAATCCAACAAGATGACCCAGTAGAGAAGCACCAGGAATCTCAAAACAAACTCTTTAGCAAAGTTACATTCAAGAAGAAAACTCTGACTAAGAAGAAAGACCATGAATGTAgttcattggggaaaaaaaataacgtGAGTATAAAACATGTTCCTTCAAAAAAAAGGTTTCTTAAATTTGATTCTCATGGAAAGAGTTTGAAAAAGAATTTACCTAGTCATATAAGAAAGTGTGCAAAAAAGAAACCTGATGCCGCcaaagaacaaaggaaaccatTCAGCCATAATTTGtccaataaaaagaaagacaaaactcAAACAGATAAGAGACATGAAAAATTATCCAGTAATAGCTCATCCTGTACTAATTGGGAcaaaattcatactggagagaaagatgagaaatcaTCCAGTCAAGGCTCATCTCCTACTAAGCATGACAAAACTCAAGCTAGActgaaaccctatgaatgtaatcaATGTGGAAAGATTCTCAGTCATAAACAAGGGCTCATTGACCATCAGAGAATCCATACTGGGGAAAAACCATATGAATGTAATGAGTGTGGGATAGCCTTTAGCCAAAAGTCACACCTCGTTGTACATCAGAGAgttcacacaggagagaaaccataCGAATGTATTCAGTGTGGCAAAGCCCACAGTCATAAACATGCCCTCACTGACCACCTAAGAATTCATACTGGGGAAAAGCCCTATGAATGTACTGAGTGTGGGAAAACCTTCAGACATAGCTCAAACCTCATTCAACATGTGCGATCCCATACAGGTgagaagccctatgaatgtaaggaatgtggaaaATCCTTTAGGTATAACTCATCTCTTACTGAACATGTGAGAACTCATACAGGTGAAATACcatatgaatgtaatgaatgtggaaaagcctttaAGTATAGCTCATCCCTTACTAAACATATGAGAATACATACAGGTGAGAAACCcttcaaatgtaatgaatgtgagAAAGCTTTCAGCAAGAAGTCACACCTTATTATACATCAACGGACTCATACTAAAGAGAAGCCCTATAAATGTAATgactgtgggaaagcctttggACATAGTTCATCTCTTACTTACCACATGAGAACCCACACAGGTGAAAGTCCCTTTGAATGCAGTCAATGTGGGAAGGCCTTCAAACAAATTGAAGGCCTTACTCAACACCAGAGAGTTCATACTggggagaaaccctatgaatgtcaggaatgtgggaaagcctttagccaAAAGTCACACCTCATTGTACATCAGAGAACTCATACAggggagaaaccctatgaatgtaatgaatgtggaaaagccttcccGGCAAAATCACAACTTGTTATACATCAGAGATCCCATACCAGAGAAAAACCCTAtgaatgcagtgaatgtgggaaagctttcaaacaaaATGCATCCCTTACCAAACATGTGAAAATTCATTCAGAAGAgaaatctgatcagttaaattaa